The following is a genomic window from Zetaproteobacteria bacterium.
ACGATCAGCCACACCAGCCCCCCAGCGGCAAACAGCGGCAACCAGCGTGCCCACGAGATCCCAGCCGCCCACCGGACCATCACAGCCCTGCCGGCAACATGAAGCGGCCGACCGCCACGGTCTTGCCGAAGTCGACCCAGCGCTGCCACCAGGCCAGCGCTCCCTCCCCCTCGTGCATGTGCAGCTTCAACCGCACCTCATAGTCGGCGCCGCGCTCCAGCAACGCCCGGTCGATCAGCGGGAACCGCTCCAGACGGGTTAGGAAACCGACCGCCCGGTCCAGGTCCATGGTCTCGATCTGCACCCCGGAAGCGGCGTCGAGCAGCACCCAGCGGCGTGAGATCAGATCGCTCTTGACCACCCGGGTGACCTCCACCTCGCCGGCATCCTCGTCGAACCAGAACTCCCGGACCCGGGCGATGGAGAAGACCCAACGCACGGTGATGCTCGCCCCCTGCCCGAGCATGGCCCGCAACCGCGCCGTATCCCCCACCGGACCGACCGTACAGCGGACCACGCGAGGCCCGACCTCCAGCATGATC
Proteins encoded in this region:
- a CDS encoding DUF4390 domain-containing protein, translating into MFMIDPPCRGIVVFCGLVHRRNRRRLDASAAGSRAPSMNRAIAIGLLLLSILSAPSLSGAMSPGRGAERQRIMLEVGPRVVRCTVGPVGDTARLRAMLGQGASITVRWVFSIARVREFWFDEDAGEVEVTRVVKSDLISRRWVLLDAASGVQIETMDLDRAVGFLTRLERFPLIDRALLERGADYEVRLKLHMHEGEGALAWWQRWVDFGKTVAVGRFMLPAGL